The following are from one region of the Bradyrhizobium septentrionale genome:
- a CDS encoding nuclear transport factor 2 family protein: MDTTNMLRAFCDAVEQRNGKAFANLFTEDGVYHDVFYGAFKGHAKIAEMIDDWFYRTATDFRWVMHDPVSDGATLYARYTFSYRSTLPEAKGARAMFEGVAIMRLRNGKITEYHEVANTAPAFVDLNFAPERIAKIVGKQGAALKERPEMKRHLAE; this comes from the coding sequence ATGGACACAACGAACATGCTGCGCGCGTTCTGCGACGCGGTCGAGCAGCGCAACGGCAAGGCGTTTGCAAATCTCTTCACCGAGGACGGCGTCTATCATGACGTGTTCTACGGCGCGTTCAAGGGCCACGCCAAAATCGCCGAGATGATCGACGACTGGTTCTACCGGACCGCGACCGATTTCCGCTGGGTGATGCATGATCCCGTCTCTGACGGCGCGACGCTCTATGCGCGCTACACGTTCAGCTACCGCTCGACCTTGCCGGAAGCCAAGGGGGCGCGGGCGATGTTCGAGGGCGTCGCGATCATGCGGCTGCGTAACGGCAAGATCACGGAATACCACGAGGTCGCCAACACCGCGCCGGCCTTCGTCGATCTGAATTTTGCGCCGGAGCGGATCGCCAAGATCGTAGGCAAGCAGGGTGCCGCGCTGAAGGAGCGGCCGGAGATGAAGCGGCATTTGGCCGAGTAA
- a CDS encoding undecaprenyl-diphosphate phosphatase, giving the protein MMTDMLRAVILGIVEGVTEFLPVSSTGHLLLAERFFNLGEGNFWKSFAILIQLGAILAIVALYFVKLWRVALGMFSNPDDRRFVIGVLVAFLPAVVIGLIAGKYIKEFLFNPWVVCFTLIVGGAVLLWVDQLDLKVYEDDATRFPLLMYFWIGVAQCLAMIPGVSRSGASIVAAMLLGADKRSAAEFSFFLAIPTMVGAFAYDFYKNRADFTSDNLSVIAVGFVVSFITAMIVVRAFLNFVTRRGFTFFAWWRVIVGTLGLIALAMGR; this is encoded by the coding sequence ATGATGACGGATATGCTGCGAGCGGTGATTCTCGGCATCGTCGAGGGCGTCACCGAGTTCCTGCCGGTCTCCTCGACAGGCCACCTGCTGCTCGCGGAACGCTTCTTCAATCTCGGCGAAGGCAATTTCTGGAAGAGCTTTGCGATCCTGATTCAGCTCGGTGCGATCCTCGCGATCGTCGCGCTGTATTTCGTCAAATTGTGGCGCGTCGCGCTCGGCATGTTCTCCAATCCCGACGACCGCCGCTTCGTGATCGGCGTGCTGGTGGCGTTCCTGCCTGCCGTCGTGATCGGCCTGATCGCCGGCAAATACATCAAGGAATTCCTGTTCAATCCGTGGGTGGTCTGCTTCACGCTGATCGTCGGCGGCGCCGTCCTGCTCTGGGTCGATCAGCTCGATCTCAAGGTGTACGAGGACGATGCGACCCGGTTCCCGCTGTTGATGTATTTCTGGATCGGCGTCGCGCAGTGCCTGGCAATGATCCCCGGCGTATCGCGCTCCGGCGCCAGCATCGTGGCCGCGATGCTGCTCGGCGCCGACAAGCGCTCGGCGGCGGAGTTCTCGTTCTTCCTCGCGATCCCGACCATGGTCGGCGCGTTCGCCTATGATTTCTACAAGAACCGCGCCGACTTCACCTCGGACAATCTGAGCGTCATCGCGGTCGGCTTCGTGGTGTCGTTCATCACGGCGATGATCGTGGTGCGGGCGTTCCTCAACTTCGTCACCCGCCGCGGCTTCACGTTCTTTGCCTGGTGGCGCGTGATCGTCGGCACCCTCGGCCTGATCGCGCTGGCGATGGGAAGGTAA
- a CDS encoding GNAT family N-acetyltransferase, whose amino-acid sequence MIAIESHAARAQPARIAAVDVVHDLDAAETIWRSLERSNHSITPFQRFDFLAPWQRDVGERAGLSPFIVVMRDGDGQPRGLLPLALQTALGVRRASFMGGEHATFNMGLWDREFAAGATKADLNAVIAMLAKRDEGDVLVLRQQPAQWRDVQNPLALLPHEPPVFNCPKRTIEPGATAASLIDNPSRRMKLKQRKLLELTGYRYHVASADADIARLLDWFFRVKSERLAERKLSNVFAERAVETFIRTACTTKLPHGGRAIEIHALESDEEVIAIFAVVADGHRFSTMFNTYTLSGNAKFSPGLLLMQEIIHHFAGRHYRDFDFGSHEYKRLFCNDDEPLFDSFIPLTRLGRQAAGVMSAVARTKRLVEHHPKLRGVAQHLRKVLLDKAFCAIPLVSLLQV is encoded by the coding sequence ATGATCGCGATCGAAAGCCACGCAGCGCGGGCTCAACCAGCGCGCATCGCCGCCGTCGATGTCGTCCACGATCTCGACGCCGCCGAGACGATTTGGCGGAGTCTTGAGCGCTCGAACCATTCCATCACGCCCTTTCAGCGCTTCGACTTCCTCGCCCCGTGGCAGCGTGATGTCGGTGAGCGCGCAGGACTGTCGCCTTTCATCGTTGTTATGCGTGACGGCGACGGCCAACCACGGGGCTTGCTGCCGCTTGCCCTGCAAACAGCGCTGGGCGTGCGCCGCGCGAGCTTCATGGGTGGCGAGCACGCAACCTTCAACATGGGCCTGTGGGATCGCGAGTTCGCCGCCGGTGCCACGAAGGCCGATCTCAACGCAGTCATCGCGATGCTCGCCAAGCGCGACGAGGGCGACGTGCTGGTGCTGCGCCAACAGCCGGCGCAGTGGCGCGACGTGCAAAATCCGCTGGCGCTGCTGCCTCATGAGCCCCCGGTCTTCAACTGCCCGAAGCGCACAATCGAGCCGGGCGCGACGGCCGCAAGCCTGATCGACAATCCCTCCCGCCGCATGAAGCTCAAGCAGCGCAAGCTGCTTGAGTTGACCGGCTACCGCTATCACGTCGCCTCTGCCGACGCCGATATTGCCCGTTTGCTCGACTGGTTCTTCCGCGTGAAGTCGGAGCGGCTGGCCGAGCGCAAGCTGTCCAATGTGTTCGCCGAACGCGCCGTGGAGACATTCATCCGCACCGCCTGCACGACAAAGCTGCCCCACGGCGGCCGTGCCATCGAAATTCACGCGCTCGAAAGCGACGAGGAAGTGATCGCGATCTTCGCCGTGGTTGCCGACGGCCACCGCTTCTCGACGATGTTCAACACCTACACTTTGTCAGGCAATGCGAAATTCAGCCCCGGTCTGCTCTTGATGCAGGAAATCATCCATCATTTTGCCGGCCGGCACTATCGCGACTTCGACTTCGGCTCGCATGAATACAAGCGGCTGTTCTGCAATGACGACGAGCCATTGTTCGACAGTTTCATTCCGCTCACCAGGCTGGGCCGACAAGCCGCCGGAGTGATGTCCGCGGTCGCTCGCACCAAGCGGTTGGTGGAGCACCACCCGAAGCTACGCGGCGTTGCGCAGCACCTTCGCAAGGTCTTGCTTGACAAGGCATTCTGCGCAATTCCTCTCGTTTCCTTGCTTCAAGTGTAG
- the rpmI gene encoding 50S ribosomal protein L35 → MPKLKTKSGAKKRFKVTATGKVMHAQRGKRHGMIKRTKKQIRQLRGTRVLFKTDGDNVKKYFLPNA, encoded by the coding sequence ATGCCCAAGTTGAAGACCAAGTCGGGCGCTAAAAAGCGCTTCAAGGTGACTGCCACTGGCAAAGTCATGCACGCCCAGCGCGGCAAGCGCCACGGCATGATCAAGCGGACGAAGAAGCAGATCCGTCAGCTCCGCGGCACCCGCGTGCTGTTCAAGACCGACGGCGACAACGTCAAGAAGTACTTCTTGCCGAACGCCTGA
- a CDS encoding acyl-CoA thioesterase domain-containing protein produces MTNQPFFTRHGDGFMPTAVANGPWSPESMHGRVVIGLLGFVIEQRHGSDDFVPARLTVDMFRLPNITTPVEVTTKLVRDGLRIKMIEAEFVSGGTSMARASCQLLRRTENAPGNVWSPPNWTVPRPADIPKPADPRLGMNGKWETRPIAGHMGSLGERRLWMSEVRELVAGVKMTPFVHVATGADFASPFANAGDQGLGYINSDVTIYLHRLPVTNWIGFEVVNHHATDGVAIGECWLYDEKGPIGTSTVAALAQRKPMTNPPPP; encoded by the coding sequence ATGACAAACCAGCCCTTCTTCACCAGGCACGGCGACGGCTTCATGCCGACGGCTGTTGCGAACGGACCGTGGAGCCCGGAATCGATGCACGGCCGCGTCGTGATCGGCCTGCTCGGCTTCGTCATCGAGCAGCGTCACGGCTCCGACGACTTCGTCCCGGCGCGGCTGACAGTCGACATGTTTCGGCTGCCCAACATCACGACGCCGGTCGAGGTGACGACGAAACTCGTCCGCGACGGGCTCCGCATCAAGATGATCGAGGCCGAGTTTGTCTCCGGCGGCACCAGCATGGCGCGCGCCTCCTGCCAGTTGTTGCGCAGGACGGAAAATGCGCCGGGCAATGTGTGGTCGCCGCCGAACTGGACGGTGCCGCGGCCTGCGGACATTCCAAAGCCGGCCGATCCGAGGCTCGGCATGAACGGCAAATGGGAGACGCGGCCGATCGCAGGCCACATGGGTTCGCTCGGCGAGCGCCGGCTCTGGATGAGCGAGGTGCGCGAGCTCGTCGCCGGCGTGAAGATGACGCCGTTCGTCCATGTCGCGACCGGCGCGGATTTCGCCAGCCCCTTCGCCAATGCCGGCGACCAGGGGCTCGGCTACATCAACAGCGACGTCACGATCTATCTGCACCGTTTGCCGGTGACCAACTGGATCGGCTTCGAGGTCGTCAACCACCACGCCACCGACGGCGTCGCGATCGGCGAATGCTGGCTCTATGACGAGAAGGGCCCGATCGGCACGTCGACCGTGGCGGCGCTGGCGCAGCGCAAGCCGATGACCAATCCGCCGCCGCCGTAG
- a CDS encoding complex I NDUFA9 subunit family protein, whose translation MASNLETLVTVFGGSGFLGRNVVRALCKRDYRVRVAVRRPELAFHLQPLGRVGQIHAVQANLRYPASVEAAMRDSHIAINLVGILAEGGGQSFDAVQVKGAETIAKAAASAGARMVHVSAIGADENSLSGYYRAKAAGEAAVQAALPQATIMRPSLLFGPEDQFTNRFAALARMSPVLPLVGGGTGKLQPAYVADVAKAVADAVDGKAKPGATYELGGPEVLTMREVMEIILQITQRDRMLAPLPFGLAKLQSYVLQFAPGPFTLTPDQVAMLRSDNVVSDAAKAAGLTFAGLGIAPDSMEAIAPQYLWRFRATGQFQKKSA comes from the coding sequence ATGGCATCGAACCTGGAAACGCTCGTCACAGTCTTCGGCGGATCGGGTTTTCTGGGACGGAACGTGGTCCGGGCGCTGTGCAAGCGCGATTACCGCGTGCGGGTAGCGGTGCGGCGGCCCGAACTGGCCTTCCATCTGCAGCCGCTCGGCCGCGTCGGGCAGATTCATGCGGTCCAGGCCAATCTGCGCTACCCGGCCTCTGTCGAGGCGGCGATGCGTGATTCGCATATCGCCATCAATCTGGTCGGCATCCTGGCCGAGGGCGGCGGGCAGAGCTTTGACGCCGTCCAGGTGAAGGGCGCGGAGACCATCGCCAAGGCGGCGGCTAGCGCCGGCGCCCGGATGGTCCACGTTTCGGCGATCGGGGCCGATGAGAATTCGCTGTCGGGTTATTACCGCGCCAAGGCGGCCGGCGAGGCGGCGGTACAGGCGGCCTTGCCACAGGCCACCATCATGCGGCCGTCGCTGCTGTTCGGGCCGGAGGATCAGTTCACCAACCGCTTTGCGGCCTTGGCGCGGATGTCGCCGGTGCTGCCGCTGGTCGGCGGCGGCACTGGCAAGCTGCAGCCGGCCTATGTGGCCGACGTTGCCAAAGCGGTGGCCGATGCCGTCGACGGCAAGGCGAAGCCGGGCGCGACCTACGAGCTCGGCGGGCCGGAGGTGCTGACCATGCGCGAGGTGATGGAGATCATCCTCCAGATCACCCAGCGCGACCGCATGCTGGCGCCGCTGCCGTTCGGCCTCGCCAAGCTGCAATCGTATGTCCTGCAGTTCGCGCCGGGGCCGTTCACGCTGACGCCCGACCAGGTCGCGATGCTGCGTTCGGACAATGTGGTGTCGGATGCCGCCAAGGCCGCCGGGCTCACTTTCGCCGGCCTCGGCATCGCGCCCGATTCGATGGAAGCGATCGCCCCGCAATATCTCTGGCGCTTCCGCGCGACCGGGCAGTTCCAGAAGAAGAGCGCGTAA
- the infC gene encoding translation initiation factor IF-3, protein MRRPNRAPPTVAKDGPRTNDEIRNAQIQLIDAAGVNQGTVETMVAIKMAMEAGMDLVEISPNVSPPVCKIMDYGKYKYSAQKKAAEARKKQKVVEIKEIKLRPMIDDHDYDVKMRAMQRFFEEGDKVKITLRYRGREMAHQEIGTKLLDKVKADVAEFAKVEQDARFEGRQVVMVLAPR, encoded by the coding sequence ATTCGCCGTCCCAATAGAGCCCCGCCCACAGTCGCCAAAGACGGGCCGCGCACCAATGATGAGATTCGCAACGCGCAGATCCAGCTGATCGATGCCGCCGGTGTCAACCAAGGCACCGTCGAAACCATGGTGGCCATCAAGATGGCCATGGAAGCCGGCATGGACCTCGTCGAGATTTCGCCGAATGTCAGTCCTCCGGTCTGCAAGATCATGGACTACGGCAAATACAAATATTCCGCGCAGAAGAAGGCCGCCGAAGCCCGCAAGAAGCAGAAGGTCGTCGAGATCAAGGAGATCAAGCTCCGCCCGATGATCGACGATCACGACTATGACGTGAAGATGCGCGCCATGCAGCGCTTCTTCGAGGAAGGCGACAAGGTCAAGATCACCTTGCGCTACCGCGGTCGTGAGATGGCGCACCAGGAGATCGGCACCAAGCTTCTGGACAAGGTGAAGGCCGACGTGGCCGAGTTCGCCAAGGTCGAGCAGGACGCGAGGTTCGAGGGCCGCCAGGTGGTGATGGTGCTGGCGCCGCGCTAG
- the queG gene encoding tRNA epoxyqueuosine(34) reductase QueG, whose protein sequence is MAGGGAGVAHLCGPRLLNPAVRLSPADLKAALTREARALGFDAVGFTGPDAMREAGQYFHEFLNSGGHGDMDWLAANPERRADPRVLWGGVRSIIMLGVNYGPDDDPLKILARRSHGAISVYAQGDDYHDVIKKRLKILARWLTAATGDEVKVFVDTAAVMEKPLAQAAGIGWQGKHTNLVSREFGSWLFLGAIYSATELPRDDSEADHCGSCRACQDICPTAAFPAPYTLDARRCISYLTIENKGPIPHEFRKSIGNRIYGCDDCLAVCPWNKFAQAGREQKLAARDALRAPALGELARLDDAAFRALFTKSPVKRIGRDRFIRNVLIAIGNSGDTNLATEAQRLLDDASPLVRGAAVWALSQLIARDAFAALASRAGGEPDVSVQQEWRAAAAS, encoded by the coding sequence ATGGCTGGCGGGGGTGCCGGCGTCGCGCACCTATGTGGACCTCGACTTCTGAACCCGGCGGTCCGGCTCTCTCCTGCCGATCTCAAGGCGGCACTGACGCGCGAGGCGCGCGCGCTCGGCTTCGATGCCGTCGGCTTCACCGGCCCTGACGCGATGCGCGAAGCCGGGCAATACTTCCACGAGTTCCTCAACTCCGGCGGCCATGGCGACATGGACTGGCTCGCCGCCAATCCGGAGCGGCGCGCCGATCCACGCGTGCTGTGGGGCGGTGTGCGCTCGATCATCATGCTCGGGGTCAATTACGGGCCCGACGACGATCCGCTAAAAATTCTCGCGCGTCGATCGCATGGCGCGATCTCGGTCTATGCCCAGGGCGACGACTATCACGACGTGATCAAGAAGCGGCTGAAGATTCTGGCGCGCTGGCTCACTGCTGCGACCGGCGACGAGGTGAAGGTGTTCGTCGACACCGCCGCCGTGATGGAGAAGCCGCTCGCACAGGCCGCCGGCATCGGCTGGCAGGGCAAGCACACCAATCTGGTGTCGCGCGAGTTCGGCTCGTGGCTGTTTCTCGGCGCGATCTATTCCGCCACCGAGCTGCCGCGCGACGATAGCGAAGCCGATCATTGCGGCAGTTGCCGCGCCTGTCAGGACATCTGTCCGACCGCGGCGTTTCCGGCCCCCTACACGCTCGATGCGCGGCGCTGCATCTCGTATCTGACGATCGAGAACAAGGGCCCGATCCCGCACGAATTCCGCAAGAGCATCGGCAACCGCATCTATGGCTGCGACGATTGCCTCGCGGTGTGTCCGTGGAACAAGTTCGCGCAAGCGGGACGTGAGCAGAAGCTCGCGGCACGCGATGCGCTGCGCGCGCCCGCGCTCGGCGAGCTGGCGCGGCTCGACGATGCCGCTTTTCGCGCGCTGTTCACGAAGTCGCCGGTCAAGCGCATCGGCCGCGACCGCTTCATCCGCAATGTGCTGATCGCGATCGGCAATTCCGGCGATACAAACCTTGCCACTGAGGCACAGCGGTTGCTCGACGATGCAAGCCCGCTGGTGCGCGGCGCCGCGGTGTGGGCGCTGTCGCAACTGATCGCCCGCGATGCGTTCGCGGCGCTGGCCTCACGCGCTGGCGGCGAGCCTGATGTCAGCGTGCAACAGGAGTGGCGCGCGGCAGCGGCCTCTTGA
- a CDS encoding alpha/beta hydrolase: MSQTAASGQEPAFIEVGEGSGARRIAVRARAGAAPGSATGAPGLFWLGGFKSDMTGTKAIALDAWAAEHGRGCTRFDYSGHGESGGDFADGTIGRWLEESFAVFSQFCSGPQVVIGSSMGGWMALLLAREIARRGSGRASLAGLVLIAPAPDFTEELMWKAFPPEIRAEIETKGLWLRPSDYGDGSPYPITRNLIEEGRNHLLLGSKIDVGCPVRILQGAQDPDVPWKHAFALVHRLPADDVVLTMIQDGDHRLSRPQDIARIIAAVAEI; this comes from the coding sequence ATGAGCCAAACCGCCGCATCCGGGCAGGAACCCGCCTTCATCGAGGTCGGCGAGGGCAGTGGGGCGCGCCGGATCGCGGTGCGCGCCCGTGCCGGTGCCGCTCCCGGCAGCGCAACTGGCGCGCCGGGGCTGTTCTGGCTCGGCGGCTTCAAGTCCGACATGACCGGCACCAAGGCGATCGCGCTCGACGCATGGGCCGCCGAGCACGGCCGCGGCTGCACCAGGTTCGACTATTCCGGCCATGGCGAATCCGGCGGCGATTTCGCCGACGGCACGATCGGCCGCTGGCTTGAGGAGAGCTTTGCTGTGTTCTCGCAGTTCTGCAGCGGGCCGCAGGTCGTGATCGGCTCCTCGATGGGCGGCTGGATGGCGCTGCTTTTGGCGCGCGAGATTGCGAGGCGCGGAAGCGGCCGTGCGTCGCTCGCCGGCCTCGTGCTGATCGCGCCGGCGCCGGATTTCACCGAGGAGCTGATGTGGAAGGCGTTCCCGCCGGAGATCCGCGCCGAGATCGAGACCAAGGGCTTGTGGCTGCGGCCGTCGGACTATGGTGACGGCTCGCCCTATCCGATCACCCGCAACCTGATCGAGGAGGGCCGCAATCATCTGCTGCTCGGAAGCAAGATCGACGTCGGCTGTCCGGTGCGCATCCTGCAGGGCGCGCAGGATCCCGACGTGCCGTGGAAGCACGCGTTCGCGCTGGTGCACCGGCTGCCGGCCGACGACGTGGTGCTGACCATGATCCAGGACGGCGATCACCGGCTGTCGCGACCGCAGGACATCGCGCGGATCATCGCCGCGGTGGCGGAGATTTAG
- a CDS encoding glutathione S-transferase family protein, producing the protein MYTLYHHPFCPHSRFIRLVLGEYGLDLRLVEERVWERREAFLALNPAATTPVLIAEGFPPIPGAPVIAEYVDEAHGLDAGERRLMPTSTAERVEVRRLVAWFNEKFFEEASNPLVTERIYKRFMSEDNGGGPPAPDIMRAAKVNVRYHLSYIGWLAKTRNYLAGDRLTYADLAAAAHLSAIDYLGDVPWSEDDAAKAWYARVKSRPSFRPLLSEWLAGVPASRTYVDLDF; encoded by the coding sequence ATGTACACGCTGTATCACCATCCGTTCTGTCCGCATTCGCGATTCATTCGCCTCGTGCTCGGCGAGTACGGGCTCGATCTGCGTCTGGTGGAGGAGCGGGTGTGGGAGCGGCGCGAGGCATTCCTGGCGCTCAATCCGGCGGCAACCACGCCGGTCCTGATCGCCGAAGGTTTTCCGCCGATTCCGGGGGCGCCCGTGATCGCCGAATATGTCGACGAGGCTCATGGCCTCGATGCCGGCGAGCGGCGGCTGATGCCGACGTCGACGGCCGAGCGCGTCGAGGTGCGCCGGCTGGTGGCATGGTTCAACGAGAAATTTTTCGAGGAAGCCTCCAACCCTCTGGTGACCGAGCGGATCTACAAGCGCTTCATGAGCGAGGACAATGGCGGCGGCCCGCCGGCCCCCGACATCATGCGCGCCGCCAAGGTCAATGTGCGCTATCATCTGAGCTATATCGGCTGGCTCGCGAAGACGCGGAACTATCTCGCCGGCGACCGCCTCACCTACGCGGACCTCGCCGCCGCGGCGCATCTTTCGGCGATCGACTATCTGGGCGACGTGCCATGGAGCGAGGACGACGCAGCAAAGGCGTGGTACGCGCGGGTGAAATCCCGCCCGTCGTTCCGCCCGCTGCTCAGCGAATGGCTGGCGGGGGTGCCGGCGTCGCGCACCTATGTGGACCTCGACTTCTGA
- the rplT gene encoding 50S ribosomal protein L20, translated as MSRVKRGVTSHAKHKKVFKAAKGYYGRRKNTIRTAKQAVEKAGQYAFRDRKRKKRTFRALWIQRINAAVRPFGMTYSVFINGLSKSGVVVDRKVLSDLAIHEPVAFQAIAEKAKAALAA; from the coding sequence ATGTCTCGCGTCAAACGCGGTGTGACCTCTCACGCCAAGCACAAGAAAGTCTTCAAGGCCGCCAAGGGCTATTACGGCCGCCGCAAGAACACGATCCGCACGGCCAAGCAGGCCGTCGAAAAGGCCGGCCAGTACGCCTTCCGCGACCGCAAGCGCAAGAAGCGCACCTTCCGCGCGCTCTGGATCCAGCGCATCAATGCCGCGGTCCGTCCGTTCGGCATGACCTACAGCGTGTTCATCAACGGCCTGTCCAAGTCGGGCGTCGTCGTCGACCGCAAGGTGCTGTCGGATCTCGCGATCCACGAGCCGGTTGCGTTCCAGGCGATCGCCGAGAAGGCCA
- a CDS encoding IS1182 family transposase translates to MAADELFGDLPEQAKPPAEATARGAPRLREPQRDQIALRAVDIESLIGEDHPVRLIWSYVEGLDLSDLEDRIKARGDRPGHPATSPRLLLALWLSATSEGVGSARALERLCESHDAYRWLCGGVSVNYHMLADFRVGCADLLDRLLCEHLAALAKAGLVDLETLAQDGVRVRASAGAASFRREATLDKHLAQAEAVVEDLKGEVEARSDASNQRIRAARERAARERQGRLKAAQTALAEIKQRRKEREEKRGNGKKPKEPRASTTDADARVMKMAGGGFRPAYNVQVTSAAGEQIVTGLNVTSIGSDRGLMRPMLEQQRTRPGGLPKRHLVDGGFGSAEDIEWAHAEGVEVFCPPTQSKHGTDPCLPRRGDGPGVLAWRARMASEAGKARYKTRSTCECIHARWRNWDLRQLTVRGIEKVRAVVLWFALTNNILQGIRLRAA, encoded by the coding sequence ATGGCTGCCGATGAGCTGTTTGGGGATTTGCCGGAGCAGGCAAAGCCGCCGGCTGAAGCGACAGCGCGCGGGGCGCCGCGGCTGCGCGAGCCGCAACGCGACCAGATCGCGTTGCGTGCGGTGGATATCGAGAGTCTGATCGGGGAAGACCATCCGGTGCGCCTGATCTGGTCTTATGTCGAAGGGCTCGATCTGAGCGATCTGGAGGACCGGATCAAGGCTCGCGGCGATCGCCCCGGTCACCCCGCGACATCGCCGCGGCTTTTGCTGGCGCTGTGGCTCTCAGCCACCAGCGAGGGCGTCGGCAGCGCGCGTGCCCTGGAGCGCCTTTGCGAGAGCCACGACGCCTACCGCTGGCTGTGCGGCGGGGTATCGGTGAACTATCACATGTTGGCGGACTTCCGGGTGGGCTGCGCCGATCTGCTCGACCGGTTGCTTTGCGAGCATTTGGCGGCGCTGGCGAAGGCCGGCCTGGTCGATCTGGAGACCCTGGCCCAGGACGGCGTACGGGTCCGCGCCAGCGCCGGGGCCGCCTCATTCCGGCGCGAGGCGACGCTGGACAAGCATCTGGCACAGGCTGAGGCGGTGGTTGAAGACCTCAAAGGAGAGGTTGAAGCACGCTCGGATGCCAGCAATCAGCGCATTCGGGCCGCTCGAGAGCGGGCTGCGCGTGAGCGCCAGGGCCGCCTGAAAGCGGCGCAGACGGCGCTCGCCGAGATCAAGCAACGGCGCAAAGAGCGTGAAGAAAAGCGTGGCAATGGCAAGAAGCCGAAAGAGCCGCGGGCCTCCACGACGGACGCCGATGCACGGGTCATGAAGATGGCCGGCGGCGGCTTCCGCCCCGCTTACAACGTGCAGGTGACGAGTGCGGCCGGCGAGCAGATCGTGACCGGGCTCAACGTTACCAGCATCGGGTCCGATCGCGGCTTGATGCGGCCGATGCTGGAGCAGCAGCGTACGCGCCCCGGCGGTCTACCCAAGCGCCATCTCGTCGACGGCGGCTTTGGCAGCGCCGAGGACATCGAATGGGCGCATGCCGAAGGTGTCGAGGTGTTTTGTCCGCCCACGCAATCCAAGCATGGCACAGACCCGTGCCTGCCGCGACGCGGCGACGGTCCGGGTGTGTTGGCTTGGCGCGCACGGATGGCAAGCGAGGCAGGCAAGGCCCGATACAAAACCCGCTCGACCTGCGAGTGCATCCATGCCCGCTGGCGCAACTGGGACCTGCGGCAATTGACCGTGCGCGGCATCGAAAAGGTCCGCGCCGTCGTGCTCTGGTTCGCCCTCACCAACAACATCTTGCAAGGTATCCGCCTCCGCGCCGCGTAA